In Candidatus Abyssobacteria bacterium SURF_5, the genomic stretch TGTTGAATGCCGGCGGCATGGAATTTATAGAGCATTGCGCTTCTGAGAACAAAAGAAATTCGGCGCGGGACAATCCAACAATTCTTTCTCAGGCAAGGGCCGTGGGAGAATCACTGGTAAAAAGCTCTTCTTGAAAAAGGAGCCTTCCACTAATCGAGATCTGTCACTTCTGTCACTCTGGCACAATGAGCATGCGTCATTGCGTCAGGAAGGAGGAGCAAGGAGTCTTACCCGATTCGTTTCCTTTGTAAAAAGTGTAGACCTGACACTATTGTCTTCCCCCGAAGTGAAAGGACCCGATGCTCACGCCGTCTCTTGGCGCTTTGCAGTCTGGACTTTTAGTTTCAAGCGCAACGCTCGGATTACTTTTAGGACGGTGGCAAATTCAGGATTGCCCTCCGGAGAAAGAGCCTTATAAAGACTTTCCCTTCCCAGTCCAGTCTCACGCGCAATCTCTGCCATGCCTTTGGCGCGAGCTATATCGCCCAAAACAGCAGAGATTAAAGAGGGGTCTCCCTCCTCTAACGCAGCCTCAAGATAGGCAGCCATATCTTCTTCGGTTTTAAGATTCTCCACTACGTCCCATGGACGAGTTATTGTCTTCTTGCGTTTCATGTTAGTCCTGTCTCCTGTCACTTGTCTCTTGTCTCTTGAGTAACCTTTCTCCCGCACCTTGCCGCCACGAGGAGTGCGGCCCGGCCGGGAGACCGGTAAAATCTACTTACAAATTCCGCGCCAGTTCCCGCGCAATGAGAATATCTCTACCTTGCGTGCGCTTGTCTCCGCCCGCGAGCAGAATCACCACTTCACGTCCTCGATGAGTAAAATACACGCGATAACCAGCAGCGTAGTCAATGCGCAGTTCGGAAACGCCC encodes the following:
- a CDS encoding putative addiction module antidote protein, with the protein product MKRKKTITRPWDVVENLKTEEDMAAYLEAALEEGDPSLISAVLGDIARAKGMAEIARETGLGRESLYKALSPEGNPEFATVLKVIRALRLKLKVQTAKRQETA